The segment aaatatatacacagttaagGGAGACATTCGAATGACCAAGATATTTTGAGTTTTCTAGCCCGCCCGTGAATGGTATTTCGACCCGCGTTCCGTTCACCGTGAAAGCTATGTTAGTATGGAACACGTGACTCTACACTTTTCTGTGTGTATGAAGTGAGTATAAGACAGAATGataagtaagaggagggaggagaggtaacgaagggatgagagggagagagagaggagaggaaggaggaggagaggggatagacagaggagagggacaaGCCGAAGAGGGagcagagaaagacaagaagattgagagaaagagaggaagatgaagagaacgaggaaaaggagagaaagaaaagacaaagaagaaggaaagggagcagagtagagaaagaggagaagaaggagtaagagcagaggaagagaaggtatgggagaagagggaggaacacCTGAGCGTGTTATGTCCAACCACCAAGGCGCGCCATCTGTAGGTCAGCGCTCCGACACATTGTAGGACATGATCCTCAAAAAACACTCCACGAAAAGGATTCAATTCGATAAAGCTTCTATGGAAACAatttgaaaacgaaagaaaaaattaatGCCTACCAGCCAGAagaaatctatttttttaaaactccaaaaggaagaaaaacggtAGCGATATGCAACGTCAAAATAGCGCTCGAGAAAGCTTCATCGGCAACTCAGGCTTACCAGGTCAGGAGTGCGCGGCCGAAAGGTATATAAAGGTGTTTCAGTTGCCAATGCCTCAGTCCCTCTAAGCTAGTCCTGTCCAAAAGCGTCGGTGTGCGCTGCCGTAGAAGAAATATATGTGAGTATAACGTCCACGAGTTTTAGGTTCTATACGGGAATACGTCTtgcgagaaaaaaggaaagaaaaaacattatttcgatatatatgtgttcattgtTTACTTTAATGGTTACTGGTTTTATATATTCAGAAAATTCTAAGTATAAatctgtaacaatatatatatacatatatgtgtatatatatatagatacagtaggCATACGTAGAAggctatatatactaatatgtcacacatatatatgtatatatatgtatgtatataaagctaCAAAGATATTAGTGCTCAAACCCAAACCTAATagtcataacataaaaaaaaaaaataaaaaaaaaaaaaacgccggcAGTAGGCGGATTCCCAAAACAAAATCCTAAAACGCCAAGGACATGATCTTGAATGGCGGTCACGGGCGCGcttcaggggggagggggagggggggggggggcgaaggcgaCTACATATATCGGCTCGCTGACTCGACGCAGCTCAGTCGCCTTCCGTAGCTTGCTGGAGAGGGGTTCCTTGAAGAGTCTCCTTTTACCTTGGAACATTGTAGTAGTAGGCATGGAGGATACCTCATTTGTTGGAATTTAGTAGTTggcttttgttatttcttttgtatggatatatttacGTATGACGTGTTGATAATAAAGGTATTTTTCTTTCACAGAGTCATGAGTCCAGTGTGGTTAACCCTACTGCTGGTAGGCACTGCCTCCGTTACGCAAGCCATAGAAGCAGAGTCAGACCCCCTGCAGGAGCTGGACTCAAGGGTAAGTCCGTCGGGATCTCTGCGTGCGTGTTTAATACTGAAGGATATAGATAAGGAAACCACTAGAGGGATAGACCGAAGGAGTCTGGTCGAAGCGCCATTAATCCAACGACGCCACTCTTTTTCAGACCTTCAACACGACCTCCATCGCCATTGGCACGGTAGACCCCTTCAGCCAGCTCCTCCTCGGCCTCGGTAACATCGGAGGTTTCTTCAACAACCTTAACCTCAACCTCACTGCCCCCGTGGACCTCTCCGCCGCTCTCGGAGGCACTGCCGCTGGCCTGGGAGGTGCCGCCGCCGGCCTCGGAGCCCTCGGAACCGCCTTCGCCGCCCTGTCCAGTATCAAGGCCGCCTTCTTCAGCCTCCTCGTCAAGCCCCTGGAAATCGCCAACTTCGTCCTCGCCATCATCGCCCTCGCTATGCTTGGCAGTAAGTCCGCTTTCGATCTGTCACTCGTGCTTGGGAAATGCGTGCTATGATACTTTCCATGCGTATTATTTACCGAATGTCTTTTTCCCTTCGTATCATATGCCTAAcacttttcttcgttctttttcaGTTTACTTCGTCAGCGGCGAGGGTGACTTCAAGACCCTGATCGGCACTGACGTCACAGGCTTCCTGCGCAGGGAGACCGACGACGTGTATGACTCCTACAGCGGCTACGTGAACCAGGCCCGCGCCCTGTGGGACACCTCCGCCGTGCAGAGCCTCACGAGCCTTGTCGTCGATGCCATCACCAAGTACGACTAGATCGCACCATTTCTCCCGCAGGAAATGCCGCTAGCGTGACGTCATGTTACAAAAGGCGATGTCTCAGAACTACGcatttcctttgttatttatttgttatttatttcattcattattattgttacgatccGCTTGAGGGCCGGGCTGGACCCTGGCCTCAGCGGACGAACACAGTCCATTGAATGACCTCGACCACGACCTTTGACTTCAACATGGGTGTCCTTGCGACCTCACAACCAACGTGCCACTGCCAGACGCACGACCCGAGCCTCGACGACCGTGTCAGCGAGACTCATGACAGCCCCTGACACCAATGACCCCGACCCCAACG is part of the Penaeus chinensis breed Huanghai No. 1 chromosome 35, ASM1920278v2, whole genome shotgun sequence genome and harbors:
- the LOC125044380 gene encoding uncharacterized protein LOC125044380, which gives rise to MSPVWLTLLLVGTASVTQAIEAESDPLQELDSRTFNTTSIAIGTVDPFSQLLLGLGNIGGFFNNLNLNLTAPVDLSAALGGTAAGLGGAAAGLGALGTAFAALSSIKAAFFSLLVKPLEIANFVLAIIALAMLGIYFVSGEGDFKTLIGTDVTGFLRRETDDVYDSYSGYVNQARALWDTSAVQSLTSLVVDAITKYD